The proteins below are encoded in one region of Kineococcus mangrovi:
- a CDS encoding acyl-CoA thioesterase: MSPLLDVLDVHPADAPGDGAADVFTGPNLPHWRQRLFGGQVLGQVAVAAGRTVDADRSLHSLHAYFLRPGDPLVPVAFAVERLRDGRSFSARRVQAVQDGVPILSAIASFQTPAEGLDHAEPAPDVPDPEDVVSDYAVLDASDHPLARQLGRGRHVELRHVEPTLYTAPDPERRARQAVWFRLDAPLPGDDLLQRGALAYASDLSILEPVLRRNAMAWSTPGMSVASLDHAMWWHRPARADEWVLYVSESPNASGARGLATGRMYDRQRRLVATVAQEGMVRLPAPGQRGR; encoded by the coding sequence GTGTCCCCGCTGCTCGACGTCCTCGACGTCCACCCCGCCGACGCCCCCGGCGACGGGGCCGCGGACGTCTTCACCGGCCCGAACCTGCCGCACTGGCGCCAGCGGCTGTTCGGCGGCCAGGTGCTGGGGCAGGTGGCGGTCGCCGCCGGACGCACGGTCGACGCGGACCGGTCCCTGCACTCGCTGCACGCCTACTTCCTGCGGCCCGGTGACCCGCTCGTCCCCGTCGCGTTCGCCGTCGAGCGGCTGCGCGACGGGCGCTCCTTCTCCGCGCGCCGCGTGCAGGCGGTGCAGGACGGGGTGCCGATCCTGTCCGCCATCGCCTCGTTCCAGACGCCCGCCGAGGGCCTGGACCACGCCGAACCGGCCCCCGACGTGCCCGACCCCGAGGACGTCGTCAGCGACTACGCGGTGCTCGACGCCTCCGACCACCCGCTGGCCCGGCAGCTGGGCCGGGGCCGGCACGTGGAGCTGCGGCACGTCGAACCGACCCTCTACACGGCCCCCGACCCCGAGCGCCGCGCCCGGCAGGCGGTCTGGTTCCGGCTCGACGCCCCGCTGCCCGGCGACGACCTGCTGCAGCGGGGCGCCCTGGCCTACGCGAGCGACCTGAGCATCCTCGAGCCGGTCCTGCGCCGGAACGCGATGGCGTGGTCCACCCCGGGGATGAGCGTGGCGAGCCTGGACCACGCGATGTGGTGGCACCGGCCCGCGCGGGCCGACGAGTGGGTCCTGTACGTGTCCGAGAGCCCCAACGCCTCCGGGGCGCGGGGGCTGGCGACGGGGCGGATGTACGACCGGCAGCGCCGGCTCGTGGCCACCGTCGCGCAGGAGGGAATGGTCCGTCTCCCGGCGCCCGGGCAGCGGGGTCGGTGA
- a CDS encoding zinc-binding dehydrogenase — protein sequence MLAARAVRASSDDPLSALEVADAPAAEPPAGWVRVDVQAAALNRHDLWSLRGVGLPADRLPMVLGCDATGTLEDGSAVVVHAVVSDEDFRGDETLDPRRTLLSERHPGTIAEHVWVPRRNVLPRPDGWSPERAASLGTAWLTAYRMLFTQARAVPGQTVLVQGAAGGVSNALVALGAAAGLRVWVTGRSPERLEKARAWGAAATFAAGERLPARVDAVFETVGEATWKHSVQSLKPGGCVVVAGATTGGDAPAMLENVFFKQLRVLGSTMGTREEFERLLQFCDSAGLAPEVDSVHALADARDAFARLESGEAVGKVLVRV from the coding sequence GTGCTCGCCGCCCGCGCCGTCCGCGCCAGCTCCGACGACCCCCTGTCCGCCCTCGAGGTGGCCGACGCCCCGGCCGCCGAGCCGCCGGCCGGCTGGGTCCGCGTCGACGTGCAGGCCGCCGCGCTCAACCGGCACGACCTGTGGAGCCTGCGCGGGGTGGGCCTGCCCGCCGACCGCCTCCCGATGGTGCTCGGCTGCGACGCGACGGGGACGCTGGAGGACGGGTCGGCGGTCGTCGTGCACGCCGTCGTCTCCGACGAGGACTTCCGCGGGGACGAGACGCTCGACCCGCGACGGACGCTGCTGTCGGAGCGGCACCCGGGGACGATCGCCGAGCACGTCTGGGTCCCGCGCCGCAACGTCCTGCCCCGGCCGGACGGCTGGTCGCCCGAGCGCGCGGCCTCCCTCGGGACGGCGTGGCTGACGGCCTACCGGATGCTGTTCACCCAGGCGCGGGCCGTGCCGGGGCAGACCGTGCTCGTCCAGGGCGCCGCCGGCGGCGTCTCCAACGCGCTGGTCGCGCTCGGTGCGGCGGCGGGTCTGCGGGTCTGGGTGACCGGGCGTTCGCCCGAGCGGCTGGAGAAGGCCCGCGCCTGGGGCGCGGCGGCGACGTTCGCCGCGGGGGAGCGGCTGCCCGCCCGCGTCGACGCGGTGTTCGAGACGGTCGGCGAGGCGACGTGGAAGCACTCGGTGCAGTCGCTGAAACCCGGCGGGTGCGTCGTCGTGGCCGGCGCGACCACGGGCGGGGACGCGCCCGCGATGCTGGAGAACGTGTTCTTCAAGCAGTTGCGCGTCCTGGGCTCGACCATGGGCACGCGCGAGGAGTTCGAGCGGCTGCTGCAGTTCTGCGACAGCGCCGGACTGGCCCCCGAGGTCGACTCGGTGCACGCCCTCGCCGACGCCCGCGACGCCTTCGCCCGGCTGGAGTCCGGCGAGGCCGTCGGCAAGGTCCTCGTGCGCGTCTGA
- a CDS encoding ABC transporter substrate-binding protein — protein sequence MSQNSTSRRSVLLGSLGALTAGGALTACGGGDSASGGDASTITFWLSASDAQAKGYYDLADEFKAQKGITVEIVNVPYDGYQTKLRQAAQADSLPDVASAPSLDPIWTNKLQDLTAVATSSTNKIDSKLYQETDDGKILTIPSDITAAGLFINTTLFQQAGVAYPTEPESTWTWDEFLAAATQVRTSTGAKYDLVYDASPARIRAFIYEHGADGFQLDDDGTAFSVQAPTVEALQKFVDLNDDVVMPKSVWTSGADPNALFKSGQVVAYFSGVWQVADFTESISQFEWAAVPTPAQPTQATDINTGGKIVAFDNGDTADAAMQFVEFLYDPTNYAEIAATNGWLPVETGLDIAYPATSQTALDAYALYQKEIEIADPISTSGNENGEKLTLMGKAITTDPTKDELGKAINGQQTVQQAVDTIVRLLNEQIA from the coding sequence ATGAGCCAGAACAGCACGAGCCGACGGTCCGTCCTCCTGGGCTCCCTCGGGGCCCTGACCGCGGGAGGGGCCCTGACCGCCTGCGGCGGGGGGGATTCCGCCTCGGGCGGGGACGCCTCGACGATCACCTTCTGGCTGTCGGCCAGCGACGCGCAGGCGAAGGGCTACTACGACCTCGCCGACGAGTTCAAGGCCCAGAAGGGCATCACGGTCGAGATCGTCAACGTGCCCTACGACGGGTACCAGACGAAGCTGCGCCAGGCGGCCCAGGCCGACTCGCTGCCGGACGTGGCCAGCGCACCCTCGCTGGACCCGATCTGGACCAACAAGCTGCAGGACCTGACGGCCGTCGCGACGAGCTCGACGAACAAGATCGACAGCAAGCTGTACCAGGAGACCGACGACGGCAAGATCCTCACGATCCCGTCCGACATCACCGCCGCGGGCCTGTTCATCAACACCACGCTCTTCCAGCAGGCCGGGGTCGCCTACCCCACCGAGCCGGAGAGCACCTGGACGTGGGACGAGTTCCTGGCCGCGGCGACGCAGGTCCGCACCTCGACCGGCGCCAAGTACGACCTGGTCTACGACGCCTCCCCCGCCCGGATCCGGGCTTTCATCTACGAGCACGGCGCCGACGGCTTCCAGCTGGACGACGACGGGACCGCGTTCTCCGTGCAGGCCCCGACGGTCGAGGCGCTGCAGAAGTTCGTCGACCTCAACGACGACGTGGTGATGCCCAAGTCGGTGTGGACGTCGGGGGCCGACCCGAACGCGCTGTTCAAGAGCGGTCAGGTCGTCGCCTACTTCTCGGGGGTCTGGCAGGTCGCCGACTTCACCGAGAGCATCAGCCAGTTCGAGTGGGCCGCCGTCCCGACCCCGGCCCAGCCCACGCAGGCGACCGACATCAACACCGGCGGGAAGATCGTCGCGTTCGACAACGGTGACACCGCGGACGCCGCGATGCAGTTCGTCGAGTTCCTCTACGACCCGACCAACTACGCCGAGATCGCCGCCACGAACGGCTGGCTGCCGGTCGAGACGGGGCTGGACATCGCCTACCCGGCGACGAGCCAGACCGCCCTGGACGCCTACGCGCTCTACCAGAAGGAGATCGAGATCGCCGACCCGATCTCCACCTCCGGCAACGAGAACGGTGAGAAGCTCACCCTCATGGGCAAGGCCATCACGACCGACCCCACCAAGGACGAGCTGGGCAAGGCCATCAACGGTCAGCAGACCGTGCAGCAGGCGGTCGACACCATCGTCCGGCTCCTCAACGAGCAGATCGCCTGA
- a CDS encoding helix-turn-helix domain-containing protein, which translates to MAPLRVAALEPLTDPALAPPAPETGLDALTVGRRIRHHRQARGWTLAQLGEQVGAAQSQLSQVENGKREPRLSLITAVARALGVPPADLLDPAPPPSRRAALEIELDHAQRTPLARALGLPEVRSSRKLPTDALEALVGLHRELVRRHDASNATPEEARRANTEIRLLMRAVDNQLPEIEELAEDLVRSAGYTVGALTHRQVARMATDLGFSIIHVDDLPHSTRTVTDLANGRIYLPPASIPGGHGLRSLALQAIAHRVLEHQRPASYTQFLRQRLEINYFAACCLLPRSAAVEFLSAAKADKDLAVEDFRDAFGVTHEAAAHRLTNLLTSHLGIPVHFLRVGDDGALYRGYENDGVPFPQDSSGAIEGQPVCREWTARTVFDVRNRTTENYQYTDTPAGTFWCSSQTGASDDGGFSITVGVPYAHAKWFRGRDTRVRTRSTCPEAACCRRPPQAVADRWAEHAWPSARLHAQTLAPLPSGRFPGVDDLEVYSFLDSHAPRTPPA; encoded by the coding sequence ATGGCCCCGCTGCGCGTCGCTGCGCTGGAACCCCTGACCGATCCCGCGCTCGCCCCGCCGGCTCCCGAGACGGGTCTGGACGCCCTGACCGTGGGCCGCCGCATCCGTCACCACCGACAGGCCAGGGGGTGGACGCTGGCCCAGCTCGGGGAGCAGGTCGGGGCCGCGCAGAGCCAGCTCTCGCAGGTGGAGAACGGCAAGCGCGAACCCCGGCTGTCCCTCATCACCGCCGTCGCCCGCGCGCTCGGCGTACCGCCCGCGGACCTGCTGGACCCCGCGCCCCCGCCGAGCCGGCGCGCGGCGCTGGAGATCGAGCTCGACCACGCCCAGCGCACGCCGCTGGCGCGCGCGCTGGGGCTGCCGGAGGTGCGCTCGAGCCGGAAACTGCCGACGGACGCGCTCGAGGCGCTCGTCGGGCTGCACCGCGAACTCGTCCGCCGGCACGACGCCTCCAACGCCACCCCGGAGGAGGCGCGGCGCGCGAACACCGAGATCCGCCTCCTCATGCGGGCGGTCGACAACCAGCTGCCCGAGATCGAGGAGCTCGCCGAGGACCTCGTGCGCTCGGCCGGGTACACGGTCGGGGCGCTCACCCACCGCCAGGTGGCGCGGATGGCCACCGACCTCGGGTTCAGCATCATCCACGTCGACGACCTGCCGCACTCCACGCGCACCGTCACCGACCTGGCCAACGGCCGCATCTACCTGCCGCCCGCCTCCATCCCCGGCGGCCACGGGCTGCGGTCCCTGGCGCTGCAGGCCATCGCGCACCGCGTGCTGGAGCACCAGCGGCCCGCCAGCTACACGCAGTTCCTGCGCCAGCGGCTGGAGATCAACTACTTCGCGGCGTGCTGCCTGCTCCCGCGCAGTGCCGCGGTGGAGTTCCTGTCCGCGGCCAAGGCCGACAAGGACCTCGCCGTGGAGGACTTCCGCGACGCGTTCGGCGTGACCCACGAGGCCGCCGCGCACCGCCTGACGAATCTGCTGACCTCCCACCTCGGGATCCCCGTGCACTTCCTGCGCGTCGGCGACGACGGCGCGCTGTACCGGGGGTACGAGAACGACGGGGTGCCCTTCCCGCAGGACTCCTCCGGCGCCATCGAGGGGCAACCGGTGTGCCGGGAGTGGACCGCTCGCACGGTGTTCGACGTGCGGAACCGCACGACGGAGAACTACCAGTACACCGACACCCCCGCCGGGACGTTCTGGTGCTCGAGCCAGACGGGCGCCAGCGACGACGGCGGGTTCTCCATCACCGTCGGCGTCCCGTACGCGCACGCCAAGTGGTTCCGCGGCCGCGACACCCGGGTGCGGACCAGGAGCACCTGCCCCGAGGCCGCGTGCTGCCGCCGGCCGCCGCAGGCGGTGGCGGACCGCTGGGCCGAGCACGCCTGGCCCAGCGCGCGGCTGCACGCCCAGACGCTGGCGCCGCTGCCGTCGGGACGCTTCCCCGGTGTCGACGACCTCGAGGTGTACTCCTTCCTCGACTCCCACGCCCCGCGCACGCCGCCGGCCTGA
- the ettA gene encoding energy-dependent translational throttle protein EttA — MAEFIYQMQKARKAHGDKVILDDVSISFYPGAKIGVVGPNGAGKSSVLKIMAGLDQPSNGEARLSPGYSVGMLMQEPPLDESKTVLQNVQDGLGELKRKMDRYNEITGLFEDPDADFDALMAEMGTLQEELDHADAWDMDSQLEQAMDALRCPPGDSPVTNLSGGEKRRVALCKLLLEAPDLLLLDEPTNHLDAESVTWLEQHLAKYPGAVLAVTHDRYFLDNVAQWILELDRGRAYPYEGNYSTYLEKKQARLDVQGKKDAKLAKRLKDELEWVRSNAKGRQTKSKARLARYEEMAAEAERTRKLDFEEIQIPAGPRLGNVVIEAKGLKKSFGDRTLIDGLSFSLPRNGIVGVIGPNGVGKTTLFKTIVGLEPLDSGDLKIGETVKLSYVDQSRGGLDGSKTLWEVVSDGLDFIQVGNQEMPSRAYVSAFGFKGPDQQKPAGVLSGGERNRLNLALTLKEGGNVLLLDEPTNDLDVETLGSLENALLEFPGCAVVVSHDRWFLDRVATHILAYEGTEEDPASWYWFEGNFAGYEENKVARLGPDAARPHRVTYRKLTRD, encoded by the coding sequence GTGGCGGAATTCATCTACCAGATGCAGAAGGCGCGCAAGGCGCACGGGGACAAGGTCATCCTCGACGACGTCTCGATCTCCTTCTACCCGGGGGCGAAGATCGGCGTCGTCGGACCCAACGGCGCGGGCAAGTCGAGCGTCCTGAAGATCATGGCGGGGCTGGACCAGCCGTCCAACGGCGAGGCCCGACTCTCGCCCGGCTACAGCGTCGGGATGCTCATGCAGGAGCCGCCGCTGGACGAGTCCAAGACGGTCCTGCAGAACGTCCAGGACGGCCTGGGCGAGCTCAAGCGGAAGATGGACCGCTACAACGAGATCACGGGCCTGTTCGAGGACCCGGACGCCGACTTCGACGCCCTCATGGCCGAGATGGGGACCCTGCAGGAGGAGCTGGACCACGCCGACGCCTGGGACATGGACTCCCAGCTCGAGCAGGCCATGGACGCGCTGCGCTGCCCGCCCGGCGACTCGCCCGTGACGAACCTGTCCGGCGGGGAGAAGCGCCGCGTCGCGCTGTGCAAGCTGCTGCTCGAGGCGCCCGACCTGCTGCTGCTCGACGAGCCCACCAACCACCTGGACGCCGAGTCCGTGACGTGGCTGGAGCAGCACCTCGCGAAGTACCCCGGTGCCGTCCTCGCCGTCACCCACGACCGGTACTTCCTCGACAACGTCGCGCAGTGGATCCTCGAGCTCGACCGCGGCCGCGCCTACCCCTACGAGGGCAACTACTCCACCTACCTGGAGAAGAAGCAGGCGCGCCTCGACGTCCAGGGCAAGAAGGACGCCAAGCTCGCCAAGCGCCTCAAGGACGAGCTGGAGTGGGTGCGCTCCAACGCCAAGGGCCGGCAGACGAAGTCGAAGGCGCGGCTGGCCCGCTACGAGGAGATGGCCGCCGAGGCCGAGCGCACGCGCAAGCTCGACTTCGAGGAGATCCAGATCCCGGCCGGGCCGCGCCTGGGCAACGTGGTCATCGAGGCCAAGGGCCTGAAGAAGTCCTTCGGCGACCGCACCCTCATCGACGGGCTGTCGTTCTCGCTGCCGCGCAACGGCATCGTCGGCGTCATCGGTCCCAACGGCGTCGGCAAGACGACCCTGTTCAAGACGATCGTCGGGCTCGAGCCGCTCGACTCGGGCGACCTGAAGATCGGCGAGACGGTCAAGCTGTCCTACGTCGACCAGTCCCGCGGGGGCCTCGACGGCTCCAAGACGCTGTGGGAGGTCGTCTCCGACGGTCTCGACTTCATCCAGGTCGGCAACCAGGAGATGCCCTCGCGCGCCTACGTCTCGGCGTTCGGGTTCAAGGGCCCGGACCAGCAGAAGCCGGCCGGGGTCCTGTCCGGCGGGGAGCGCAACCGGCTGAACCTGGCCCTGACGCTCAAGGAGGGCGGCAACGTCCTGCTCCTGGACGAGCCGACCAACGACCTCGACGTCGAGACCCTCGGCTCGCTGGAGAACGCGCTGCTGGAGTTCCCCGGGTGCGCCGTCGTCGTCAGCCACGACCGCTGGTTCCTCGACCGCGTCGCCACGCACATCCTCGCCTACGAGGGCACCGAGGAGGACCCGGCGAGCTGGTACTGGTTCGAGGGCAACTTCGCCGGCTACGAGGAGAACAAGGTCGCCCGCCTGGGCCCCGACGCCGCCCGCCCGCACCGCGTGACGTACCGCAAGCTCACCCGCGACTGA
- a CDS encoding phosphoenolpyruvate carboxykinase (GTP): MSVQHPGADPSVVAWVRRVAALTQPDAVVWCDGSAEEFDRLTTQMVEAGTLIRLNEDLRPGSFLARSAPTDVARVESRTFIASRRREDAGPTNNWREPTALREELAGVFDGSMRGRTMYVVPFSMGPVGGPISQLGVQVTDSPYAVVSMRVMTRTGTDALAAIGPGTAWVPAVHSVGFPLVDAVGRARPDVAWPCNDLKYVAHFPESREIFSFGSGYGGNALLGKKCFALRIASAMGREEGWLAEHMLLVKVTDPDQRVFHLAAAFPSACGKTNLAMLRPTLPGWQVQTIGDDIAWMRPDDQGRLRAINPEAGFFGVAPGTGWSTNPTAMQMLDRDVIFTNVALTDDGDVWWEGMTEQVPEHLTDWRGRDWTPASATPAAHPNARFTVAAAQCPSIAGDLDDPAGVVVDAVLFGGRRRTNVPLVSQAPDWRAGVFLGASISSEQTAAAEGTVGELRHDPFAMLPFSGYDMADYFAHWLGMADRLSQPPAVFGVNWFRRGEDGRYLWPGFGENSRVVAWICARLAGQVGALPTPVGLVPVPGDLDVAGLDVPAADLAELFAIDPATWTAELDELETYFARFGDKLPRDLTRRLEEVRGELRAARWEQRRWAEWTTD; this comes from the coding sequence CTGAGCGTCCAGCACCCCGGTGCCGACCCGTCCGTCGTGGCGTGGGTGCGGCGGGTCGCGGCCCTCACGCAGCCGGACGCCGTCGTGTGGTGCGACGGCTCGGCCGAGGAGTTCGACCGGCTCACGACGCAGATGGTCGAGGCGGGGACGTTGATCCGGCTGAACGAGGACCTGCGGCCCGGCTCGTTCCTGGCCCGGTCGGCCCCGACGGACGTGGCGCGCGTGGAGTCGCGCACGTTCATCGCCTCCCGCCGCCGCGAGGACGCCGGCCCGACGAACAACTGGCGCGAGCCGACCGCGTTGCGCGAGGAGCTGGCCGGGGTGTTCGACGGTTCGATGCGCGGCCGCACGATGTACGTGGTGCCGTTCTCGATGGGCCCGGTCGGCGGTCCGATCTCCCAGCTCGGCGTGCAGGTCACCGACTCCCCGTACGCGGTGGTCTCGATGCGGGTCATGACCCGGACGGGGACCGACGCCCTCGCCGCGATCGGCCCGGGCACCGCCTGGGTGCCGGCGGTGCACTCGGTGGGGTTCCCGCTGGTGGACGCCGTCGGCCGGGCCCGCCCGGACGTGGCCTGGCCCTGCAACGACCTGAAGTACGTCGCGCACTTCCCCGAGTCCCGGGAGATCTTCTCCTTCGGCTCCGGCTACGGCGGGAACGCGCTGCTGGGCAAGAAGTGCTTCGCGCTGCGCATCGCCTCGGCCATGGGCCGGGAGGAGGGCTGGCTGGCCGAGCACATGCTGCTGGTCAAGGTGACCGACCCCGACCAGCGGGTGTTCCACCTCGCCGCGGCGTTCCCCTCGGCGTGCGGGAAGACGAACCTGGCCATGCTGCGCCCGACGCTGCCGGGCTGGCAGGTGCAGACGATCGGCGACGACATCGCCTGGATGCGCCCCGACGACCAGGGCAGGTTGCGGGCCATCAACCCCGAGGCGGGGTTCTTCGGGGTCGCCCCGGGCACGGGATGGTCGACGAACCCGACGGCGATGCAGATGCTGGACCGGGACGTCATCTTCACCAACGTCGCGCTCACCGACGACGGGGACGTGTGGTGGGAGGGCATGACCGAGCAGGTCCCCGAGCACCTGACCGACTGGCGCGGGCGGGACTGGACCCCGGCCTCGGCCACCCCGGCCGCGCACCCCAACGCCCGGTTCACCGTGGCGGCGGCGCAGTGCCCCTCCATCGCCGGCGACCTCGACGACCCGGCCGGCGTCGTGGTCGACGCGGTGCTGTTCGGCGGGCGGCGCCGGACGAACGTGCCGCTGGTGTCGCAGGCGCCGGACTGGCGGGCCGGGGTGTTCCTGGGGGCCTCGATCTCCAGCGAGCAGACCGCCGCGGCCGAGGGCACGGTCGGTGAGCTGCGGCACGACCCGTTCGCGATGCTGCCCTTCTCCGGGTACGACATGGCCGACTACTTCGCGCACTGGCTGGGCATGGCCGACCGGTTGTCGCAGCCGCCCGCCGTGTTCGGGGTGAACTGGTTCCGCCGGGGTGAGGACGGGCGGTACCTGTGGCCCGGGTTCGGGGAGAACTCCCGCGTGGTCGCGTGGATCTGCGCCCGGCTGGCCGGGCAGGTCGGCGCGCTGCCGACCCCGGTGGGCCTGGTCCCGGTCCCCGGCGACCTGGACGTGGCCGGGCTGGACGTGCCCGCGGCCGACCTGGCCGAGTTGTTCGCGATCGACCCGGCGACGTGGACCGCGGAGCTCGACGAGCTGGAGACGTACTTCGCGCGGTTCGGGGACAAGCTGCCCCGCGACCTGACGCGCCGCCTGGAGGAGGTCCGCGGCGAGCTGCGCGCGGCCCGCTGGGAGCAGCGCCGCTGGGCGGAGTGGACGACCGACTGA
- a CDS encoding glutamate-cysteine ligase family protein — MSLTAPHADEVTSPAPPDALRAHVAAAALRPSGTGSVGLELERHVVDLRAPRCRVGWDRLTSLVAGFAPPGGSRLTLEPGGQVELSTPPGDLVGTVAVLERDAAAVDALLAADGLAALATGLDPVRAPVRVHPGSRYRAMEAHFDAVGHHLDGATMMASTASLQVNLDAGPAAGWALRLQHVRRLTPVLVALAATSPLRRGVPAGAVCGRQEVWGRLEPGRCRAPGAGTDPVAEWVEFAFAAPVMFVRAQATGECEPVRAHVPFGDWAAGEVLLDGRRPGTDDVEAHLTTLWPPVRLRGFAELRFLDAVPAALRPGLAAVVATVVDDPVAADAAADAAGPVAHRGADAVRLGLVDPELRRAALGVLDAAAARVDPALVPAVHAWTDLLAAGRGPADLVTDRFRDQGPDACLTAEELR, encoded by the coding sequence GTGTCGCTCACCGCCCCCCACGCCGACGAGGTGACCTCGCCGGCCCCGCCCGACGCCCTGCGCGCCCACGTCGCCGCCGCCGCGCTGCGGCCCTCGGGCACCGGGTCGGTCGGTCTGGAGCTCGAACGCCACGTCGTCGACCTGCGCGCCCCGCGGTGCCGGGTGGGCTGGGACCGGTTGACCTCGCTCGTCGCGGGGTTCGCGCCTCCCGGCGGGTCGCGGCTGACCCTCGAACCCGGCGGGCAGGTCGAGCTGTCCACCCCGCCGGGAGACCTGGTCGGCACCGTCGCGGTCCTGGAACGCGACGCGGCCGCCGTCGACGCGCTGCTCGCCGCCGACGGGCTGGCCGCCCTCGCCACCGGGCTCGACCCGGTCCGCGCCCCCGTCCGCGTCCACCCCGGGTCCCGGTACCGGGCGATGGAGGCGCACTTCGACGCCGTCGGCCACCACCTCGACGGCGCGACGATGATGGCCTCGACCGCCTCCCTGCAGGTCAACCTCGACGCCGGGCCCGCCGCGGGCTGGGCCCTGCGGCTGCAGCACGTGCGCCGGCTGACGCCCGTCCTCGTCGCGCTGGCGGCGACCTCGCCGTTGCGGCGGGGAGTCCCCGCGGGTGCGGTCTGCGGCCGCCAGGAGGTGTGGGGCCGGCTGGAACCCGGCCGCTGCCGGGCCCCCGGGGCCGGGACGGACCCGGTGGCGGAGTGGGTGGAGTTCGCGTTCGCGGCCCCCGTCATGTTCGTGCGGGCGCAGGCGACGGGGGAGTGCGAGCCCGTGCGCGCGCACGTCCCGTTCGGCGACTGGGCCGCCGGTGAGGTCCTGCTCGACGGCCGCCGCCCCGGCACCGACGACGTCGAGGCTCACCTCACGACGCTGTGGCCGCCGGTGCGGCTGCGGGGCTTCGCCGAGCTGCGGTTCCTCGACGCCGTGCCCGCGGCGCTGCGCCCGGGGCTGGCCGCCGTCGTCGCGACCGTCGTCGACGACCCCGTGGCCGCGGACGCCGCCGCGGACGCCGCCGGACCCGTGGCCCACCGCGGGGCCGACGCGGTCCGGCTCGGGCTCGTCGACCCGGAGCTGCGCCGGGCCGCGCTCGGCGTGCTCGACGCGGCCGCCGCCCGGGTCGACCCCGCGCTCGTGCCCGCCGTCCACGCCTGGACGGACCTGCTCGCGGCGGGCCGCGGCCCCGCCGACCTCGTGACCGACCGGTTCCGCGACCAGGGACCGGACGCCTGCCTGACCGCGGAGGAGCTCCGGTGA
- the egtB gene encoding ergothioneine biosynthesis protein EgtB yields the protein MDDHTTDHTLEVAVAALQAGRRTTTRLTDAADAELTVQHSPLMSPLVWDLAHVGQQEELWLLQQGAGVERTPVFHPTIACLYDAAEHPRASRTQLPLLDPRESRRAVADVRNRVLDRVARVRAQDPQQAAFAVAMVAQHEHQHDETMFATHNLRSGDPLLAAAPTPPGRVVPAEPVLVPAGEFLLGVDPVQEPWALDNEHPQHRVHVPAFRIGRVPVTNGEWAAFVDDGGYEDPRHWTRAGWAHRREAGIVAPLGWSRDGAGGWTQRRFAVEVALDPAAPVQHVDCHEAEAFARWAGARLPTEVEWEKACAWDPVLGRRRRWPWGQEAPTADRANLGGHALGPAQVGAYPAGASAYGVEQLMGDVWEWTSSDFAPWPGFSPMLYDTYSAPFFGGGYRVLRGGSWASTPVSVRPSFRNWDWPVRRQIFTGLRLAWDA from the coding sequence CTGGACGACCACACCACGGACCACACCCTCGAGGTGGCCGTCGCCGCGCTCCAGGCGGGCCGGCGCACGACGACCCGCCTCACGGACGCCGCCGACGCCGAGCTGACGGTCCAGCACTCCCCGCTCATGAGCCCGCTGGTGTGGGACCTCGCCCACGTCGGGCAGCAGGAGGAGCTGTGGCTCCTGCAGCAGGGCGCGGGGGTCGAGCGGACCCCCGTCTTCCACCCCACGATCGCCTGCCTGTACGACGCCGCCGAGCACCCGCGCGCGAGCCGGACGCAGCTCCCGCTGCTGGACCCGCGCGAGTCCCGGCGGGCCGTGGCGGACGTCCGCAACCGCGTGCTCGACCGCGTCGCGCGCGTCCGGGCGCAGGACCCGCAGCAGGCCGCCTTCGCCGTCGCGATGGTCGCCCAGCACGAGCACCAGCACGACGAGACGATGTTCGCGACGCACAACCTGCGCTCGGGCGACCCGCTGCTGGCCGCCGCGCCGACCCCGCCCGGCCGGGTGGTGCCGGCCGAGCCCGTCCTCGTGCCCGCCGGTGAGTTCCTGCTGGGGGTCGACCCGGTGCAGGAGCCGTGGGCCCTGGACAACGAGCACCCCCAGCACCGCGTCCACGTCCCGGCGTTCCGCATCGGCCGGGTGCCGGTGACGAACGGGGAGTGGGCCGCCTTCGTCGACGACGGCGGGTACGAGGACCCGCGGCACTGGACGCGCGCAGGGTGGGCGCACCGGCGGGAGGCCGGGATCGTCGCCCCCCTCGGCTGGTCCCGCGACGGCGCGGGCGGCTGGACGCAGCGGCGGTTCGCCGTCGAGGTCGCGCTCGACCCGGCCGCGCCCGTGCAGCACGTCGACTGCCACGAGGCGGAGGCGTTCGCCCGGTGGGCCGGCGCCCGGCTGCCCACCGAGGTCGAGTGGGAGAAGGCGTGCGCCTGGGACCCGGTGCTGGGTCGCCGCCGACGCTGGCCGTGGGGCCAGGAGGCGCCCACCGCCGACCGCGCCAACCTCGGCGGCCACGCGCTCGGGCCCGCGCAGGTGGGGGCGTACCCGGCCGGGGCCAGCGCCTACGGCGTCGAGCAGCTCATGGGCGACGTCTGGGAGTGGACGTCCTCGGACTTCGCGCCGTGGCCGGGGTTCTCACCGATGCTCTACGACACCTACTCCGCGCCGTTCTTCGGCGGCGGCTACCGGGTGCTGCGCGGCGGCTCCTGGGCCAGCACGCCCGTCTCGGTGCGCCCGTCGTTCCGGAACTGGGACTGGCCGGTGCGCCGGCAGATCTTCACCGGTCTGCGCCTGGCCTGGGACGCCTGA